One window of Nicotiana tomentosiformis chromosome 11, ASM39032v3, whole genome shotgun sequence genomic DNA carries:
- the LOC138901989 gene encoding uncharacterized protein, producing MGKPRVCVDYRDLNKASPKDNFPLPNIHILVDNCAKYEIQYFVDCYVGYHQVLMDEENAEKTAFTTPWGTYCYRVMPFGLKNAGATYTRAMTVIFHDMMHQEIEVYVDDVIINSRTQEDHVQDLRKFFERLCMYDLKLNPAKCAFGVPSRKLLGFIVSRRGIELDPTKIKAIRDLPPPRTKKEVMSLLGRLNYISRFIAQLTTTCDPIFKLLKKDAAIKWTDEYQEAFDKIKEYLSDPSILVPPEPGRPLFMYLIVLENSFSYVLRQHDVTGKREQDIYYLSKKFTSYEAEYTLLERTCCALTWVAQKLRHYLLAYTTHLITRMDPLKYIFQKPMPTRRLAKWQILLTEFDIVDVTRTVMKAQALAVHLAENPVDDKYQPLSPYFPYEEVNSVEIIPEDTNAWKMFFDGAVNAKSVRIGAILISPTSQHYPATARLHFFYTNNTTEYEACIISMNIAVDLDVEELLIMGDSNLIIRQAQGEWETRDIKLILYRQHVEDLSKRFKSVEFRYIPRLHNELADTLATLASMLPYPGNIHIDPLEIQIRERHGYCNAIEIEPDVQPWYHDIKRFLKTKEYPEQASRDQKRTIRRLASSFFLSGEVLYKRTQDLNLLRCVDAKVAEKIMNKVHSGIHGDLIHAPPSKFHPISAPWSFIAWGMDVIGPIEPKASNGHRFILVAIDYFTKWVEAVTFKAVTKKAAVEFMHSNIICRFGIPKTIITYNAANLNSHLMREVQSKGNLARSMCNQKETAQGLETALQQQLKKGVYVNPIVIGKYQEAPIKLSPGARKRRLALGRLCKAKARLELALRRHYKAKARLYKAKARHELALARLYKAKVRHELTLGWLYKAKAKNDLALRRLCKAKASLCLFVIL from the exons atgggaaaaccccgagtgtgtgttgattatcgagatttgaacaaagcaagcCCTAAGGACAacttcccattgccaaacatccatattcttgtTGACAACTGTGCCAAATATGAGATACAGTATTTCGTGGATTGTTATGTTGGGTATCACCAGGTTCTGATGGATGAAGAAAACGCAGAAAAGACGGCTTTCACCACACCTTGGGGTACTtactgttacagggtcatgccatttggtctGAAAAATGCCGGGGCAACCTACACGAGAGCCATGACTgttattttccacgacatgatgcaccaggaaattgaggtgtatgtggatgatgtaaTCATTAATTCCAGAACGCAGGAAGACCATGTGCAGGATTTGAGAAAGTTCTTTGAGCGTCTATGCATGTATGACTTGAAATTGAATCCAgctaaatgtgcattcggagttccATCTAGGAAACTTCTGGGGTTTATAGTTAGTCGGAGGGGTATCGAGCTAGATCCAACAAAGATAAAGGCTATTCGAGATTTGCCACCTCCAAGAACCAAGAAAGAGGTCATGAGTCTACTGggaagattgaattacatcagcaggttcattgctcagcttacTACCACATGTGATCCCATATTTAAGTTGCTGAAGAAAGATGCAGCGATCAAATGGACAGATGAATATCAAGAggcttttgataagatcaaagaatatCTGTCAGATCCGTCAATTTTGGTTCCACCCGAGCCCGGGAGACCTTTGTTTATGTACCTGATAGTCTTGGAAAATTCTTTCAGCTATGTCCTACGGCAACATGATGTGACCGGGAAGAGAGAGCAGGACATATACTACTTGAGCAAGAAGTTTACCAGTTATGAAGCCGAGTATACTTTGTTAGAAAGAACTTGTTGTGCCCTAACTTGGGTCGCCCAGAAGCTCAGACATTATTTGTTGGCCTACACCACACATCTCATAACAAGAATGGATCCCCTGAAGTACATATTCCAAAAACCAATGCCCACGCGaaggttagcaaaatggcaaatcctgctcactgAGTTTGACATTGTCGATGTTACCCGTACGGTGATGAAAGCTCAAGCCTTGGCAGTTCATCTAGCTGAGAACCCGGTTGATGATAAATACCAACCCCTAAGTCCGTACTTTCCGTACGAGGAAGTAAACTCAGTTGAAATAATTCCAGAGGACACAAATGCttggaaaatgttctttgatggagctgtaaaTGCGAAAAGTGTAAGGATTGGGGCAATTTTGATTTCGCCCACTAGTCAGCACTATCCGGCCACAGCCCGACTTCATTTCTTCTATACGAACAACACTACCGAGTATGAAGCTTGCATCATAAGCATGAACATAGCAGTTGATCTGGATGTTGAAGAATTGTTAATCATGGGAGATTCTAATTTGATCattcggcaagcccaaggtgaatgggaaactcgagacatcaagcttatccTATACAGACAACATGTGGAAGATCTTAGCAAACGGTTCAAGTCCGTCGAGTTCAGGTATATTCCTCGATTACACAATGAGTTAGCTGATACATTAGCTACTTTGGCCTCAATGCTGCCGTATCCGGGTAATATTCATATTGACCCGCTGGAAATCCAAATTCGAGAAAGGCATGGTTATTGTAATGCAATTGAAATAGAACCAGATGTTCAGCCTTGGTATCACGATATCAAAAGGTTTTTGAAAACAAAGGAATATCCCGAGCAGGCCAGTAGAGACCAAAAGAGAACCATTAGAAGGTTGGCCAGCAGTTTCTTCTTAAGCGGAGAAGTTTTGTACAAAAGAACCCAAGACCTTAATCTTTTGAGGTGTGTAGATGCCAAAGTAGCTGAAAAGATCATGAATaaagtgcattcgggg ATACACGGTGACCTGATTCATGCACCGCCCTCAAAGTTTCATCCTATATCAGCACCTTGGTCGTTcattgcttggggcatggatgtcattgggccaatcgagccaaaagcttcaaacgggcacagattcatcttggttgccattgattatttcacaaagtgggttgaagcagtcaCTTTCAAAGCCGTCACTAAGAAAGCAGCAGTGGAATTCATGCATTCCAACATCATTTGTCGTTTTGGTATTCCAAAAACTATCATTACATACAATGCTGCAAATCTGAACAGTCActtgatgagggag gtgcaatccaaaggcaaccttgcaagaagcatgTGCAACCAAAAGGAAACTGCGCAAGGGCTAGAAACAGCTTTGCAGCAACAACTCAAAAAGGGAG tgtatgtgaatccaattgtcattggcaaatatcaagaagcacctatcaagctctcaccaggtGCCAGG aagaggaggctggctttaggcaggctttgcaaggcaaaagccaggcttgagctggctttacgCAGGCattacaaggcaaaggccag gctttacaaggcaaaagccaggcatgagctggctttagccaggctttacaaggcaaaagtcAGGCATGAGCTGACTTTAGgctggctttacaaggcaaaagccaagAATGATCTGGCTTTAAGAagactttgcaaggcaaaggccagcctgtgcctttttgtgatcttgtaa